A part of Aegilops tauschii subsp. strangulata cultivar AL8/78 chromosome 2, Aet v6.0, whole genome shotgun sequence genomic DNA contains:
- the LOC109761258 gene encoding sugar transport protein MST1, which translates to MAGGAFVANDGPAPDYGGRLTLSVLMTCFVAASGGLIFGYDIGISGGVSQMEPFLRRFFPHVLEKMAVAKHNDYCLYDSQALTAFTSSLYIAGLLASLVASRVTKAIGRQRVMLVGGALFFAGGAITGAAMNIAMLIIGRMLLGFGVGFTNQATPVFLSEMAPTQWRGSLTAGFQIFLALGVLIANLTNYATARISWGWRLSLGLAGAPAVIIFLGALFLTDTPSSLVMRGKADEARAALVRVRGAGADVDAEFQDILRAVAVARESEEGAFHRMATRREYRPHLVLAVAVPMFFQLTGVIVLSFFAPLVFRTAGFGSNAALMGAVILGGVNLGALMLSTLVIDRYGRRVMFMVGGIQMIIAQVAMAWIMGAQVGKSGDAPMARPYGVAILVFTCMHAAGFGWSWGPLGWVVPGEIFPVDIRSAGQAMNVSIGLGLTFVQTQSFLPMLCSFKYATFAYYAGWVAVMTVFIALFLPETKGVPLESMGTVWVKHWYWKRFVQPQAKSADALT; encoded by the exons ATGGCCGGTGGCGCCTTCGTGGCGAACGATGGCCCCGCCCCGGACTACGGCGGACGGCTGACGCTATCGGTGCTCATGACCTGCTTCGTGgccgcctccggtggcctcatctTCGGCTATGACATTGGCATCTCAG GCGGCGTGTCGCAAATGGAGCCGTTCCTGCGGCGCTTCTTCCCGCACGTCCTGGAGAAGATGGCGGTGGCGAAGCACAACGACTACTGCCTCTACGACAGCCAGGCGCTCACGGCCTTCACGTCGTCGCTGTACATCGCCGGCCTGCTGGCGTCGCTCGTGGCTAGCCGCGTCACCAAGGCCATAGGGCGGCAGCGCGTCATGCTCGTGGGCGGCGCGCTCTTCTTCGCCGGCGGCGCCATCACTGGCGCGGCCATGAACATCGCTATGCTCATCATCGGGCGCATGCTGCTCGGCTTTGGCGTCGGCTTCACCAACCAG GCGACTCCTGTGTTCCTGTCCGAGATGGCCCCGACGCAGTGGCGCGGCTCCCTTACCGCCGGCTTCCAGATCTTCCTCGCCCTCGGCGTCCTCATCGCCAACCTCACAAACTACGCAACGGCGCGCATCTCCTGGGGCTGGCGCCTCTCCCTGGGTCTCGCCGGCGCGCCGGCTGTGATCATCTTCCTGGGCGCCCTCTTCCTCACGGACACCCCCAGCAGCCTCGTCATGCGCGGCAAGGCCGACGAGGCCCGCGCCGCGCTCGTCCGGGTGCGCGGGGCGGGCGCGGACGTAGACGCGGAGTTCCAGGACATCCTGCGCGCCGTGGCGGTCGCGCGCGAGAGCGAGGAGGGCGCGTTCCATCGGATGGCGACGAGGCGCGAGTACCGCCCTCACCTGGTGCTCGCCGTGGCCGTGCCCATGTTCTTCCAGCTCACCGGCGTCATCGTGCTCTCCTTCTTCGCGCCGCTGGTGTTCCGCACCGCCGGGTTCGGCAGCAACGCCGCGCTGATGGGCGCCGTCATTCTCGGCGGCGTGAACCTGGGGGCCCTCATGCTCTCCACCCTCGTCATCGACCGGTACGGCCGCAGGGTGATGTTCATGGTCGGCGGCATCCAGATGATCATTGCCCAG GTTGCGATGGCATGGATCATGGGCGCGCAGGTGGGGAAGAGCGGCGACGCGCCGATGGCGAGGCCGTACGGGGTCGCGATCCTGGTGTTCACGTGCATGCACGCCGCCGGGTTCGGGTGGTCGTGGGGGCCGCTGGGGTGGGTGGTGCCAGGCGAGATATTCCCGGTGGACATCCGGTCGGCGGGGCAGGCCATGAACGTGTCCATCGGCCTCGGCCTCACGTTCGTGCAGACGCAGTCGttcctcccgatgctctgcagcTTCAAGTACGCCACGTTTGCCTACTACGCCGGCTGGGTCGCCGTCATGACCGTCTTCATCGCGCTGTTCCTGCCGGAGACCAAGGGCGTGCCGCTCGAGTCCATGGGCACCGTCTGGGTCAAGCACTGGTACTGGAAGCGGTTCGTGCAGCCGCAAGCAAAAAGCGCCGACGCACTCACCTAG